A DNA window from Stigmatella aurantiaca contains the following coding sequences:
- a CDS encoding zeta toxin family protein, with the protein MSAQPQLVVLAGPNGAGKSTFFERRLRATGLRFVNADILARAIAPEDPASASYAAAKAADAERRELVKMGMSFCMETVFSDPAGDKLAFLREAMADGYRVVLLFIGLESPELSQARVISRVASGGHDVPDEKLFSRFPRTLENLAQAARFADETRLYDNSDARHPYRLLGRLERGRSLERFPPVPTWAAAVLDAPEPK; encoded by the coding sequence TTGAGTGCCCAGCCCCAGCTCGTCGTCCTCGCGGGGCCCAACGGGGCGGGCAAGTCCACTTTCTTCGAGCGAAGACTCCGGGCCACAGGCTTGCGCTTCGTTAACGCCGATATCCTCGCGCGGGCGATTGCGCCCGAGGACCCAGCCAGTGCGTCGTACGCCGCCGCAAAAGCCGCGGATGCCGAGCGACGTGAGCTCGTCAAGATGGGCATGAGCTTCTGCATGGAGACCGTGTTCTCGGATCCGGCTGGCGACAAGCTCGCGTTCTTGCGCGAGGCCATGGCGGACGGCTACCGCGTCGTCCTGCTGTTCATCGGGCTGGAATCACCTGAGCTGTCGCAGGCGCGTGTCATCAGCCGGGTCGCCTCGGGCGGTCATGATGTGCCCGATGAAAAGCTCTTCAGCCGCTTTCCTCGCACGCTTGAGAATTTGGCGCAGGCCGCGAGGTTCGCGGATGAAACGCGCCTCTACGACAACAGTGATGCCCGGCATCCGTACCGTCTGCTCGGACGCCTTGAGCGAGGCCGAAGCCTTGAGCGGTTTCCCCCCGTTCCCACCTGGGCCGCAGCGGTGCTCGATGCACCCGAGCCAAAGTAG
- a CDS encoding pilus assembly protein, with product MRARRKEPRGQSLVELTLGLIVFITVVMFGIHFAEVGYLSLKVHEAAVSPLWDSTAFRVHRMQHQQDNIGDFSTFPAIAPRVMADANLRYQDFDGRSSTARDRDQLSQVFTRIDSLQVRCERDDEVAFDLPRSRMPAMKEPRAGDWGYYPPGQDVGQPTDSVLDEVYENVGGVSCMAEAHVEGLPTLPTSFLEGTRGFFQAPHSVRLDMKTCAAGRAVDGECKGRYGILLGDFGFSDRDTSGHCPLQPEQPDVPCGDNRAYYYAARKVFDQGGRAAGNAGSEFAEFFVGYSPIDENGFFMSYRGEEDGYIERDTPRGESQDERDRPRNTGGIDHKPEAVRRASNKCFLGLSKC from the coding sequence ATGCGGGCGCGCCGGAAAGAACCCCGGGGCCAGTCCCTGGTGGAGCTGACGTTGGGGCTCATCGTCTTCATCACCGTGGTGATGTTCGGCATCCACTTCGCCGAGGTGGGCTACCTGTCGCTCAAGGTGCACGAGGCGGCGGTCTCCCCGCTGTGGGACAGCACGGCGTTCCGGGTGCACCGGATGCAGCACCAGCAGGACAACATCGGGGACTTCAGCACCTTCCCCGCCATCGCGCCGCGGGTGATGGCGGACGCGAACCTGCGCTACCAGGACTTCGATGGGCGCAGCTCCACGGCGAGGGACCGGGACCAGCTCTCCCAGGTGTTCACCCGCATCGACAGCCTGCAGGTGCGGTGCGAGCGGGACGACGAGGTGGCGTTTGATCTGCCCCGCAGCCGGATGCCGGCCATGAAGGAGCCCCGGGCGGGCGACTGGGGGTACTACCCGCCGGGCCAGGACGTGGGGCAGCCGACGGACAGCGTGCTCGATGAAGTCTACGAGAACGTGGGGGGCGTGAGCTGCATGGCGGAGGCCCACGTCGAGGGGCTGCCCACCTTGCCTACCTCCTTCCTGGAGGGCACGCGGGGCTTCTTCCAGGCGCCGCACTCGGTGCGGCTGGACATGAAGACGTGCGCGGCGGGCCGGGCCGTGGATGGCGAGTGCAAGGGGCGCTACGGGATTCTGCTGGGCGACTTCGGCTTCTCCGACCGGGACACGAGTGGGCATTGCCCCCTTCAGCCCGAGCAGCCGGACGTGCCCTGCGGCGACAACCGGGCGTACTATTACGCGGCCCGGAAGGTGTTCGACCAGGGGGGCCGCGCGGCGGGCAATGCTGGCTCCGAGTTCGCCGAGTTCTTCGTGGGCTACAGCCCCATCGACGAGAACGGCTTCTTCATGAGCTACCGCGGCGAAGAGGACGGCTACATCGAGCGGGACACGCCGCGCGGAGAGTCCCAGGATGAGCGGGACCGGCCCCGCAACACGGGCGGTATCGACCACAAGCCCGAGGCGGTCCGCCGGGCCTCCAACAAGTGCTTCCTGGGACTGTCAAAATGCTGA
- a CDS encoding pilus assembly protein TadG-related protein — protein sequence MSRSVRSRGQALVLLCLTMLLVTLMVFLTISFSTRVREKMEAQSVADLAAYSGAVATARTFNSISLMRRAQTAHLVAASGTMSLISWTSMMRANLNVARSALQPCPAAVNALRTLNEQSLEMEQKWHEMDARAGVQVYNIYVLGGHLGSMQGMMFEQLKESVSGGPKSFSKQLAALASKGSRFPSELHAGPTPVSVGELVYATTGGSGHAIDMAMATRGHEFITRRQGMPAFNGTQGILGALAAAGGTLRVIRGGGSAYWGTERNHGGRADKPYFTWAEDHAVVEVTFPGCAPLRTNAWAYVKATDFEDETDEHAWSSPLPAGIGRADPGMEKQYRHTLLSCWPRTYCPSTFIGGMTFNTSDQEDGNVWAQPKIFALVQRDYKVRGLRSDPWNLRFNFQFSEEGGSTFDSHGLTTADGTDISVQSALATGLAYYHRRGHWNEPPNLWNPFWRATLVAADIDTGGQLLRGGTDVPDTVGAPGASAFEQLIRAGYKGVH from the coding sequence ATGAGCCGCTCGGTCCGCTCGCGAGGCCAGGCGCTGGTGCTCCTGTGCCTGACGATGCTGCTCGTCACGCTGATGGTCTTCCTCACGATTTCCTTCTCGACGCGCGTGCGCGAGAAGATGGAGGCCCAGAGCGTGGCGGACCTGGCCGCCTACAGCGGCGCGGTGGCCACCGCGCGCACCTTCAACAGCATCTCCCTCATGCGCCGGGCGCAGACGGCCCACCTGGTGGCCGCCTCCGGGACGATGAGCCTCATCAGCTGGACGAGCATGATGCGCGCGAACCTCAACGTCGCCCGCAGCGCGCTCCAGCCCTGTCCGGCCGCCGTCAACGCCCTGCGCACGCTCAACGAGCAGTCCCTGGAGATGGAGCAGAAGTGGCACGAGATGGACGCGCGGGCCGGGGTGCAGGTCTACAACATCTACGTGCTGGGCGGCCACCTGGGCAGCATGCAGGGCATGATGTTCGAGCAGCTGAAGGAGTCGGTCTCCGGCGGGCCGAAGTCCTTCTCCAAGCAGCTGGCGGCGCTGGCCTCGAAGGGCAGCCGCTTCCCGAGCGAGCTGCACGCGGGCCCCACCCCCGTCTCCGTGGGCGAGCTGGTGTACGCCACCACAGGTGGCTCGGGCCACGCCATCGACATGGCCATGGCCACCCGGGGCCATGAGTTCATCACCCGCCGCCAGGGCATGCCGGCCTTCAATGGCACGCAGGGCATCCTGGGCGCGCTGGCCGCCGCGGGCGGCACCCTGCGCGTCATCCGCGGGGGCGGCAGCGCCTACTGGGGCACCGAGCGCAACCACGGAGGCCGGGCCGACAAGCCCTACTTCACCTGGGCCGAGGACCATGCGGTGGTGGAGGTGACGTTCCCGGGCTGTGCCCCGCTGCGCACGAATGCCTGGGCGTACGTGAAGGCCACGGATTTCGAGGACGAGACCGACGAGCACGCGTGGAGCTCCCCCCTGCCGGCCGGGATTGGCCGGGCGGACCCGGGCATGGAGAAGCAGTACCGGCACACGCTCTTGTCGTGCTGGCCGCGCACCTACTGCCCGAGCACCTTCATCGGGGGCATGACGTTCAACACGAGCGACCAGGAGGACGGCAACGTCTGGGCGCAGCCGAAAATCTTCGCGCTCGTCCAGCGGGACTACAAGGTCCGGGGGCTGCGCAGCGATCCCTGGAACCTGCGGTTCAACTTCCAGTTCTCCGAGGAGGGCGGCAGCACGTTCGACAGCCACGGCCTGACGACGGCGGATGGCACGGACATCAGCGTGCAGTCGGCGCTGGCCACGGGGCTTGCCTACTACCACCGGCGCGGGCACTGGAACGAGCCGCCCAACCTCTGGAACCCCTTCTGGCGCGCCACCCTCGTGGCCGCGGACATCGACACGGGCGGCCAGCTGCTCCGGGGCGGCACGGACGTGCCGGACACGGTGGGGGCCCCCGGCGCCTCGGCCTTCGAGCAGCTCATCCGGGCGGGCTACAAGGGAGTGCACTGA
- a CDS encoding TadE/TadG family type IV pilus assembly protein, translated as MLSKRRRSADAQSGQAMVEAALTLPLTVFLVLGTLQFFLLLQARLLTEYAAFRAVRTGSVKHGDCEAMTHAAIAALLPAFSRTDSPQALGETFYAHRDNLYQPGRDSGHSGAIVWISRERPLRAELREDEEESFDDPARYTRTADVVRLEARLVFWYPMRIPFANWVLGRMILAHMTTFGYGGHVNPLMPTQVASWTRQTAFSLEEALSAEMIRRAELKEYVFPLQANYAMRMMTPPRPQHFQTQNCAPVPGGS; from the coding sequence ATGCTGAGCAAGAGGAGGCGCTCCGCGGACGCTCAGTCCGGTCAGGCAATGGTGGAGGCGGCGCTGACGCTTCCGCTGACGGTCTTCCTCGTGCTGGGCACGCTCCAGTTCTTCCTGCTGCTGCAAGCGCGGCTGCTCACGGAGTACGCGGCGTTCCGCGCGGTGCGCACCGGCAGCGTCAAGCATGGGGACTGCGAGGCGATGACCCACGCGGCCATCGCGGCGCTGCTGCCCGCCTTCAGCCGGACCGATTCGCCGCAGGCGCTCGGGGAGACCTTCTACGCCCACCGGGACAACCTGTACCAGCCCGGGCGGGACTCGGGGCACAGCGGGGCCATCGTGTGGATTTCGCGGGAGCGGCCCCTGCGCGCGGAGCTGCGCGAGGACGAGGAGGAGTCCTTCGATGACCCCGCCCGCTACACGCGCACGGCGGACGTGGTGCGCCTGGAGGCGCGCCTCGTCTTCTGGTACCCGATGCGCATCCCCTTCGCCAACTGGGTCCTGGGCCGGATGATCCTCGCCCACATGACCACGTTCGGCTACGGCGGCCACGTCAATCCGCTCATGCCCACCCAGGTGGCCAGCTGGACCCGCCAGACGGCCTTCTCCCTGGAGGAGGCCCTGAGCGCCGAGATGATCCGGCGCGCCGAGCTCAAGGAATACGTCTTTCCCCTTCAGGCCAACTACGCCATGCGGATGATGACCCCGCCCCGCCCCCAGCACTTCCAGACCCAGAACTGCGCGCCCGTGCCGGGGGGCTCATGA
- a CDS encoding glycosyl hydrolase family 18 protein: protein MRIPLLSRSLAAGSALLATVLACSGQPDSLDSSLEPLPTATVEAQALTTRVVGYFPSWQGDVNAIQYDKLSHIIYAFLLPTAQGGITGLSPGDGRLQSLVQTARARNVKVLIAVGGWMDGNDAPFEQLAANAGTRATFVTNLVNFVEQAGLDGVDIDWEWPEAGASAANFGALTRELGAALHARGKLLTAAVVASYGGEGIPASSFSDVDFLNIMAYDAGYPHSTYDLAVQSLNYWKGRGLPQSKAVLGVPFYGRSQSSAYTYAQLVQMDAQAPNKDNVGDIYYNGIATIQAKARLGSQQGGGVMIWEISQDTSSPSTSLLNAIYQVVQGGTGGNKAPAVSLTAPTAGASYAVGSTVTLSANASDSDGTIARVEFFAGSTKVGEDTTSPYSITWKPGSGGSYALTARATDNGGASTVSGAISVTITGGTGGNCAGVPAWQASQVYVKDDKATHTGKLWRAKWWTQNEAPSGAEWGPWELLGGC, encoded by the coding sequence ATGCGTATCCCCCTGCTGTCCCGAAGCCTGGCCGCCGGGTCCGCGCTGCTGGCCACCGTGTTGGCCTGCTCCGGACAGCCAGACTCTCTCGATTCTTCCCTGGAGCCGCTGCCCACCGCCACCGTGGAGGCGCAGGCGCTCACCACCCGGGTCGTCGGCTACTTCCCGTCCTGGCAGGGAGACGTCAACGCCATCCAGTACGACAAGCTCTCCCACATCATCTATGCGTTCCTGCTGCCCACCGCCCAGGGCGGCATCACCGGGCTGAGCCCGGGGGATGGGCGGCTGCAGTCGCTCGTCCAGACGGCGCGGGCGCGCAACGTGAAGGTGCTCATCGCGGTGGGCGGGTGGATGGACGGCAACGACGCGCCGTTCGAGCAGCTCGCCGCCAACGCGGGCACCCGGGCCACCTTCGTCACCAACCTGGTGAACTTCGTGGAGCAGGCGGGCCTGGACGGCGTGGACATTGACTGGGAGTGGCCCGAGGCGGGCGCCTCGGCCGCGAACTTCGGGGCGCTGACGCGCGAGCTGGGCGCGGCGCTCCACGCCCGCGGCAAGCTGCTCACCGCGGCGGTCGTGGCCTCCTACGGCGGAGAGGGCATCCCCGCCTCCTCCTTCAGCGACGTCGACTTCCTCAACATCATGGCCTACGACGCGGGCTATCCCCACTCCACGTATGACCTGGCCGTCCAGTCGCTGAACTACTGGAAGGGCCGCGGGCTGCCCCAGTCCAAGGCGGTGCTCGGGGTGCCGTTCTACGGCCGCTCGCAGTCCTCGGCGTACACCTACGCCCAGCTCGTCCAGATGGACGCCCAGGCGCCCAACAAGGACAACGTGGGCGACATCTATTACAACGGCATCGCCACCATCCAGGCGAAGGCGCGGCTCGGCAGCCAGCAGGGCGGCGGCGTGATGATCTGGGAAATCTCCCAGGACACCTCAAGCCCCAGCACCTCGCTGCTCAACGCCATCTACCAGGTGGTCCAGGGAGGCACGGGCGGCAACAAGGCCCCCGCCGTCAGCCTCACCGCGCCCACCGCGGGCGCCTCCTACGCCGTGGGCAGCACCGTCACCCTGTCGGCCAACGCCTCGGACAGCGATGGCACCATCGCCCGGGTGGAGTTCTTCGCGGGCAGCACCAAGGTGGGCGAGGACACCACTTCGCCGTACAGCATCACCTGGAAGCCGGGCAGCGGGGGCAGCTATGCGCTGACGGCGCGTGCCACGGACAACGGCGGGGCCTCGACGGTCTCCGGTGCCATCTCCGTCACCATCACCGGGGGCACGGGCGGCAACTGCGCCGGGGTGCCCGCGTGGCAGGCCTCGCAGGTGTACGTGAAGGACGACAAGGCCACCCACACCGGCAAGCTGTGGCGCGCCAAGTGGTGGACCCAGAACGAGGCGCCCTCGGGCGCCGAGTGGGGCCCCTGGGAGCTGCTGGGCGGCTGCTAG
- a CDS encoding (2Fe-2S)-binding protein, with the protein MIVCLCHVVSDRLIRAHISQGIRTVEGLGEACGAGTSCGGCQDQLEQILVEAKCQAVGTKSACRESCAARTPQLASAAP; encoded by the coding sequence ATGATCGTTTGTCTCTGTCATGTCGTCTCGGATCGGCTCATCCGCGCCCACATTTCTCAGGGAATCCGGACTGTCGAAGGTCTGGGGGAAGCCTGTGGGGCCGGGACGAGCTGTGGCGGGTGCCAGGATCAGCTCGAGCAGATCCTGGTGGAGGCCAAGTGTCAGGCAGTGGGCACGAAATCCGCCTGCCGTGAGAGTTGTGCTGCCCGGACGCCCCAGTTAGCGTCCGCGGCACCATGA
- the bfr gene encoding bacterioferritin, with product MKGDPEVIKLLNDVLTNELTAVNEYFLHARIAENWGYDRLAKKIYEESIGEMKHADRLIKRVLFLEGLPNLQRLGKVNVGESIPEMLRLDLSLELASQKTLNEGIEECRKRGDNGSRELLERILEDTEEHIDWLEAQVELMKQVGETNYLAQQIKKES from the coding sequence ATGAAAGGCGATCCGGAAGTCATCAAGCTTCTCAACGATGTCCTGACCAACGAGCTGACGGCGGTCAACGAGTACTTCCTCCACGCGCGTATCGCGGAGAACTGGGGGTATGACCGGCTCGCGAAGAAGATTTACGAGGAGTCCATCGGCGAGATGAAGCACGCCGACCGGCTCATCAAGCGGGTGCTGTTCCTCGAAGGTCTCCCCAACCTGCAGCGGCTGGGCAAGGTGAACGTGGGCGAGAGCATCCCGGAGATGCTGCGCCTCGACCTGAGCCTGGAGCTGGCCTCCCAGAAGACCCTCAACGAGGGCATCGAGGAGTGCCGCAAGCGTGGCGACAACGGCAGCCGGGAGCTGCTGGAGCGCATCCTCGAGGACACCGAGGAGCACATCGACTGGCTCGAGGCCCAGGTCGAGCTGATGAAGCAGGTGGGCGAGACGAACTACCTCGCCCAGCAGATCAAGAAAGAGAGCTGA